A genomic region of Chlorobaculum parvum NCIB 8327 contains the following coding sequences:
- a CDS encoding putative molybdenum carrier protein, which yields MLTRIVSGGQTGVDRGALDAAIAAGLEHGGWCPRGRRAEDDEIPQRYRLRETPSPRYEARTEWNVRDSDGTLVLVTGALSGGTKLTVECARKFERPCMIVDLGKASDVQAVVEWIGENGIEVLNVAGPRESESPGVTFDTRRFVAEIIDRDRSRTPAGS from the coding sequence ATGCTTACTCGTATTGTTTCCGGCGGACAGACCGGCGTTGACCGCGGGGCGCTCGATGCGGCGATTGCGGCCGGGCTGGAGCACGGCGGTTGGTGCCCGCGCGGTCGCCGAGCCGAGGATGACGAGATCCCGCAGCGGTATCGGCTCCGTGAAACGCCATCGCCGCGCTACGAGGCGCGAACCGAGTGGAATGTCAGGGACTCTGATGGTACGCTGGTGCTTGTTACGGGAGCGCTGAGTGGCGGTACGAAGCTGACGGTTGAGTGCGCCCGTAAGTTCGAACGACCCTGCATGATTGTCGATCTGGGCAAAGCATCAGATGTGCAAGCTGTAGTTGAGTGGATCGGGGAAAACGGAATCGAGGTGCTGAACGTGGCCGGGCCGAGGGAGAGTGAGTCGCCGGGCGTCACTTTCGATACCCGGCGCTTCGTGGCGGAAATTATTGATCGCGATAGGTCGCGTACTCCTGCAGGCTCTTGA
- a CDS encoding ferritin, which yields MLSKKLQQAFNEQINHEMASAYLYLSMAAYAHSMNLPGFAHWLELQYKEEQGHAMKLYKFVNERGGKVELLAIPQPTSEFKSPAHLFEEVLSHERKITALINKLYEAAVEAKDYAAQVLLHWFIEEQVEEEAAASEILGTIKMAGEKGHALVMMDRQLARRGMN from the coding sequence ATGCTCAGCAAAAAACTTCAGCAGGCGTTCAACGAACAGATCAACCATGAGATGGCTTCGGCCTATCTTTACCTGTCGATGGCGGCTTACGCCCATTCGATGAATCTTCCCGGATTCGCTCACTGGCTCGAACTTCAGTACAAAGAAGAGCAGGGTCATGCCATGAAGCTCTACAAGTTCGTCAACGAGCGCGGCGGCAAAGTTGAATTGCTTGCCATCCCCCAGCCGACCTCGGAGTTCAAATCGCCGGCCCACCTGTTCGAAGAGGTACTGAGCCACGAACGAAAAATCACGGCATTGATCAACAAGCTGTACGAAGCTGCCGTCGAAGCGAAGGATTACGCAGCCCAGGTGCTCCTGCACTGGTTCATCGAAGAGCAGGTTGAGGAAGAGGCGGCTGCGAGCGAAATTCTCGGCACCATCAAGATGGCGGGGGAAAAGGGACACGCTCTGGTCATGATGGACCGTCAGCTCGCCCGGCGCGGCATGAACTGA
- a CDS encoding metallophosphoesterase family protein gives MSFGKKVTIAHLSDLHIAGKSDRHQLARLERMFEEFVHRGYDHLVMTGDLIDTASPADWEILREALERNGLFDWNKTTLIPGNHDLINLEEEMRIYNALNPIDGSRKKRAEGRIRAFDAIFRPLISGDGEAGAGLPFVKVMRFGEMSISFVAVNTVDPWSPTDNPLGARGSVWPQTLQALSDPQVAQALDGSFVIGLCHHAYKVYGTGAMIDQAFDWTMQFRNRDDYLRMMKMLGSNLVLHGHFHRFQVYSVGGVTFINGGSFRYFPKRYGELVIGADGEWSHRFVNVVW, from the coding sequence GTGTCCTTTGGTAAGAAAGTAACCATAGCTCATTTATCCGACCTGCATATTGCGGGAAAGAGCGATCGCCATCAGCTTGCAAGGCTCGAGCGCATGTTCGAGGAGTTCGTTCATCGGGGGTACGATCACCTCGTGATGACCGGTGATTTGATCGACACGGCCTCTCCTGCCGATTGGGAAATTTTGAGGGAGGCGCTTGAGCGAAACGGCCTGTTCGACTGGAACAAAACAACGCTTATTCCAGGCAATCATGACCTGATCAATCTCGAAGAGGAGATGCGCATTTACAACGCGCTCAATCCGATTGACGGCTCCCGGAAGAAGAGGGCCGAAGGACGGATTCGTGCGTTCGACGCCATCTTCCGGCCGCTCATCAGCGGTGACGGCGAGGCCGGAGCAGGCCTGCCTTTTGTCAAGGTGATGCGTTTCGGGGAGATGTCGATCTCTTTTGTGGCGGTCAATACTGTCGACCCGTGGTCGCCGACCGATAACCCGCTCGGTGCGCGGGGTAGCGTCTGGCCGCAAACGCTTCAGGCGCTGTCTGATCCGCAGGTCGCGCAAGCGCTCGATGGCAGTTTTGTCATCGGGCTCTGTCATCACGCCTACAAGGTCTATGGCACCGGCGCCATGATCGATCAGGCGTTTGACTGGACGATGCAGTTCAGAAACCGTGACGACTATCTGCGGATGATGAAAATGCTTGGTTCAAATCTGGTGCTGCATGGCCATTTTCACCGTTTCCAGGTTTACAGCGTCGGGGGAGTGACCTTCATCAACGGCGGCAGTTTCCGCTACTTCCCGAAACGGTACGGAGAACTGGTGATCGGCGCGGACGGCGAGTGGTCGCACCGGTTCGTCAATGTCGTGTGGTAA
- the glgP gene encoding alpha-glucan family phosphorylase, with product MSKNISAVKKLSRNLWWSWDTEAKELFKNLSPLLWEKVNHNPVELLRHISAEELEARCSCELGITIDQVSRRFEDYLADKNTWAANHAPQLLSRPVAYFSAEFGIHESVRIYSGGLGILSGDHIKSASDLGLNFIGVTLFYKEGYFRQYLNQDGWQNEDYPLQYPESLPVEKVTDEDGKDLIIELTIAQSTVYAQAWSLKVGRATLYLLDTNIPANEAHYREICSRVYGGDQNMRINQEILLGIGGVKLLKALKLDPAVYHMNEGHSAFLTLELLAEQLGKGLSYQEAKAKVKEQCVFTTHTPVPAGHDRFSRDMMSYTFSKYLGQIGIDFEDMMKLGAENPADTSGLFTMTVLALQLSRCANGVSKLHGEVSREMWKHLYGTDDPNQVPIGHITNGVHTRSWSSGFTDRFWKNHAESIEELFSSRESAETVLARVSDSELWCMRYRLKRNLMDYISRYLSNQLYHQHQYTPYKPADSSRSAKSILSPDVLTIGFARRFATYKRAPLIFQDLERLNAIVNNANMPVQIIFAGKAHPHDDAGKEYIRQIVEHSRRPQFLGKVIFLENYNIGVAKRLISGVDVWLNNPVRPMEASGTSGQKTVLHGGLNLSIMDGWWCEAYNGTNGWSIGSGEENDNYDEQYRIDAAHLYEVLEHQVIPTFYERNEHNIPVRWLKNVRNAIASIAPVYNTDRMVKEYTMRYYLNDQRP from the coding sequence ATGTCAAAAAATATCTCCGCCGTTAAAAAGCTCTCAAGGAACCTGTGGTGGTCATGGGATACCGAAGCCAAAGAGCTGTTCAAAAATCTCTCGCCACTGCTGTGGGAGAAGGTCAATCACAACCCGGTGGAGCTGCTGCGGCACATCTCGGCAGAAGAGCTCGAAGCCCGCTGCTCGTGCGAGCTGGGCATCACCATCGACCAGGTCAGCAGGCGCTTTGAAGATTACCTTGCGGACAAGAACACCTGGGCGGCTAACCACGCGCCCCAACTGCTTTCCAGACCGGTGGCCTATTTCAGCGCCGAGTTCGGCATCCACGAAAGTGTCCGGATTTACTCTGGCGGCCTCGGCATTCTCTCCGGCGATCACATCAAATCGGCCAGCGATCTCGGCCTCAACTTCATCGGCGTCACCCTTTTTTACAAAGAGGGCTATTTCCGCCAGTACCTGAACCAGGATGGCTGGCAGAACGAAGATTACCCGCTGCAATACCCTGAAAGCCTGCCGGTCGAGAAGGTGACCGATGAAGACGGCAAGGATCTGATCATCGAGCTGACCATCGCGCAGAGCACCGTGTATGCGCAAGCCTGGAGCCTGAAGGTCGGACGCGCCACGCTCTACCTGCTCGACACAAACATTCCGGCCAACGAAGCGCACTACCGTGAAATCTGCTCGCGGGTCTATGGCGGCGACCAGAACATGCGCATCAATCAGGAGATTCTGCTCGGCATCGGCGGCGTCAAGCTGCTCAAGGCACTGAAGCTCGATCCTGCGGTCTATCACATGAACGAGGGGCACTCGGCCTTCCTGACGCTTGAACTGCTTGCCGAACAGCTCGGCAAGGGGCTCTCCTACCAGGAGGCGAAAGCCAAAGTCAAGGAGCAGTGCGTCTTCACCACGCACACTCCTGTGCCTGCCGGCCACGACCGCTTTTCGAGAGACATGATGAGCTACACCTTCTCGAAATACCTGGGTCAAATCGGCATCGATTTCGAAGACATGATGAAGCTCGGGGCAGAAAATCCGGCGGACACCTCGGGACTGTTCACCATGACCGTGCTCGCCCTGCAACTCTCCCGCTGCGCCAATGGCGTCTCGAAGCTGCACGGCGAGGTTTCACGTGAGATGTGGAAGCACCTCTACGGCACCGACGACCCCAACCAGGTGCCGATCGGCCACATCACCAACGGTGTGCACACCAGAAGCTGGAGCAGCGGTTTCACCGACCGGTTCTGGAAAAACCATGCCGAAAGCATTGAAGAGCTGTTCTCGTCGAGAGAGTCTGCGGAAACTGTTCTGGCTCGTGTTTCCGACAGCGAACTGTGGTGCATGCGCTACCGTCTGAAGCGCAATCTTATGGACTACATTTCGCGCTACCTGTCCAACCAGCTCTATCACCAGCACCAGTACACGCCGTACAAACCGGCGGACTCATCGAGATCGGCCAAAAGCATTCTGTCGCCCGACGTGCTGACCATCGGTTTCGCCCGGCGTTTCGCGACCTACAAGCGCGCTCCGCTCATCTTCCAGGATCTGGAGAGGCTGAACGCCATCGTCAACAATGCGAACATGCCGGTGCAGATCATCTTTGCCGGCAAAGCCCATCCGCACGACGATGCAGGCAAGGAGTACATCCGCCAGATCGTCGAACACTCGCGCCGCCCGCAGTTCCTCGGTAAAGTGATTTTCCTTGAGAACTACAATATCGGCGTGGCCAAGCGCCTCATTTCAGGCGTCGATGTCTGGCTGAACAACCCGGTCAGGCCGATGGAAGCCAGCGGCACCTCCGGCCAGAAAACCGTGCTGCACGGCGGCCTGAACCTGAGCATCATGGACGGCTGGTGGTGTGAGGCCTACAACGGCACCAACGGCTGGTCGATCGGCAGCGGAGAGGAGAACGACAATTACGACGAGCAGTATCGCATCGATGCCGCCCACCTGTACGAAGTGCTCGAACACCAGGTCATTCCAACCTTCTACGAGCGCAACGAGCACAACATTCCGGTCAGGTGGCTGAAAAACGTGCGCAACGCCATTGCCTCCATCGCTCCGGTCTATAACACCGACCGCATGGTCAAGGAGTACACCATGCGCTACTACCTCAATGACCAGCGTCCCTGA
- a CDS encoding dihydroorotate dehydrogenase has translation MTSSASTVTNSPAAINLGRGLDLRSPVMLASGTVSYGEELSKLCDLSKIGGLVTKAISPEPRTGNQPQRIAETSCGIINAIGLANVGLDKFVSDKVPFLQTIGTQVIVNIAGKSIDDYCQVVERLDQVEGIAAYELNLSCPNVKGECMIMGVSPDATREIVSTLRKLTDRHLMVKLTPNVTSISAIALAAEESGADSVSLINTVVGMAIDYRTRKPLLKNVTGGLSGPAIKPIALAKVWEVSNAVKIPIVGMGGIASFADAMEFLLAGASAIQIGTMNFVYPDIGEKIAIEIDNFFSQPDAPSFQEYVGSLIV, from the coding sequence ATGACCTCATCAGCTTCAACAGTTACCAACTCCCCTGCCGCCATCAATCTCGGCAGGGGTCTCGACCTCCGCTCGCCGGTCATGCTCGCCTCGGGCACCGTGTCTTACGGCGAAGAGCTTTCAAAACTCTGCGACCTGTCGAAAATCGGCGGACTGGTCACCAAAGCCATTTCGCCTGAGCCCCGCACGGGCAACCAGCCGCAGCGCATTGCTGAAACCTCGTGCGGCATAATCAACGCTATCGGACTGGCCAACGTCGGCCTCGACAAGTTTGTGTCGGACAAGGTTCCGTTTTTGCAGACAATCGGCACGCAGGTGATCGTCAACATCGCAGGCAAGTCGATTGATGACTACTGTCAGGTGGTCGAACGGCTCGACCAGGTTGAAGGCATCGCCGCCTACGAGCTGAACCTGTCCTGCCCGAACGTGAAAGGTGAGTGCATGATCATGGGCGTCAGCCCGGACGCGACCCGCGAGATCGTCTCGACGTTGCGCAAGCTGACCGACCGTCACCTGATGGTCAAGCTCACGCCGAATGTCACCTCGATCAGCGCCATCGCACTGGCTGCTGAAGAGAGCGGAGCGGACTCGGTATCGCTCATCAACACCGTGGTCGGCATGGCGATCGATTACCGCACCCGCAAGCCGCTTCTGAAGAATGTGACCGGCGGGCTGTCCGGCCCGGCTATCAAGCCGATTGCGCTGGCCAAGGTCTGGGAGGTATCGAATGCCGTCAAAATTCCGATCGTAGGCATGGGCGGTATCGCCTCGTTCGCCGATGCGATGGAGTTCCTGCTGGCAGGAGCCAGCGCCATCCAGATCGGCACGATGAATTTCGTCTATCCCGACATTGGCGAAAAAATTGCTATCGAGATCGACAACTTCTTCTCGCAACCGGATGCGCCGTCGTTCCAGGAATATGTCGGCAGTCTGATCGTTTAA
- a CDS encoding DUF4407 domain-containing protein: MNDGRLQRFFWICSGTPIEIIEKYPTEHAKYLGIGATIFFTALFAALSGGYALYFVFAGSPFAWLASILFGVIWGLAIFNLDRYIVSSIKKTSKGWTQLFQASPRIVLAVLIAIVIARPLELKIFDKEIREKLKERYLADQQAQIARLQESFKTKYALELSMISRYRNEYDQLDKETGRLRDELKAEVFGDKTSTTSGVVGYGSYAKNKEAVVLAKQARLEYLGRELASLEEFVNRQKGVEGINSNLMFTDELLDQKASKAGFADRNWALGALTHSTDDVSRSSANAVSFITLLLIAFECAPLIVKLLSDAGPSDVDIRESEARIIAYLVKPSLLDRSRTERQYSRPVFRSPAGRRKKFSGYRRSR; this comes from the coding sequence ATGAATGACGGGCGTTTGCAGCGTTTTTTCTGGATATGTTCCGGTACTCCGATCGAGATCATCGAGAAATACCCTACCGAACACGCCAAATATCTCGGTATCGGCGCGACGATCTTTTTTACAGCCCTGTTCGCCGCTCTTTCGGGAGGGTATGCCCTGTACTTCGTCTTTGCGGGAAGCCCGTTTGCCTGGCTCGCGTCGATACTGTTTGGAGTGATCTGGGGGCTGGCCATTTTCAATCTCGACCGTTACATCGTATCCAGCATCAAAAAAACTTCAAAAGGTTGGACGCAGCTTTTTCAGGCTTCGCCCCGGATCGTCCTTGCCGTTCTCATCGCCATCGTTATTGCCCGTCCGCTTGAACTCAAAATATTCGACAAGGAGATCCGCGAGAAGCTCAAAGAGCGTTATCTGGCCGACCAGCAGGCGCAGATTGCGAGGTTGCAGGAGTCGTTCAAGACCAAATATGCGCTTGAGCTTTCCATGATCTCAAGGTACCGGAATGAATATGACCAGCTCGACAAGGAGACGGGACGTTTGCGCGACGAGCTGAAGGCCGAGGTGTTCGGCGACAAGACCTCCACGACCTCCGGAGTTGTGGGCTATGGCAGTTACGCGAAAAACAAGGAGGCTGTCGTGCTGGCAAAGCAGGCCCGCCTGGAGTATCTCGGCAGGGAACTGGCTTCGCTCGAAGAGTTCGTGAACCGTCAGAAAGGGGTGGAGGGCATAAACAGCAACCTCATGTTCACCGATGAGCTGCTCGATCAGAAGGCTTCAAAAGCGGGGTTTGCAGACCGCAACTGGGCACTTGGCGCTCTGACCCATTCGACTGATGACGTCAGCCGTTCATCGGCCAATGCGGTTTCATTCATCACGCTCTTGCTTATCGCGTTTGAATGCGCGCCCTTGATCGTGAAGCTTCTTTCCGATGCCGGTCCGTCCGATGTGGATATTCGTGAAAGCGAGGCGCGAATTATCGCCTATCTCGTCAAGCCTTCTTTGCTTGATCGTAGCCGTACGGAACGCCAATATTCCCGACCGGTGTTCAGGTCTCCTGCCGGCCGTCGGAAAAAATTCTCCGGCTATCGGCGCAGCAGGTAG
- the ispF gene encoding 2-C-methyl-D-erythritol 2,4-cyclodiphosphate synthase, with the protein MRIGIGIDVHQFSEDRKLIVGGVEVPSPVGLLGHSDADVLLHAISDALLGAAALGDIGKHFPDTSPDYKDADSMELLKHVGKLLEQEGYKPVNIDTMLLLEKPKIAPYIEQMRRNIASCLDMDMNDVSVKATTNEKLGYVGRQEGACAHAVCLIEKK; encoded by the coding sequence ATGCGCATAGGAATCGGAATAGACGTTCACCAGTTTTCAGAAGACCGGAAACTCATTGTCGGCGGGGTTGAAGTGCCCTCCCCGGTCGGTCTTCTCGGCCACAGCGATGCCGATGTGCTGTTGCACGCCATCAGCGACGCCCTGCTCGGCGCGGCGGCTCTCGGCGACATCGGCAAGCACTTCCCAGACACCAGCCCCGACTACAAGGACGCCGACAGCATGGAGCTACTGAAGCATGTCGGCAAGCTGCTTGAACAAGAGGGGTACAAGCCGGTCAACATCGATACCATGCTGCTGCTCGAAAAGCCGAAAATCGCCCCCTACATCGAACAGATGCGCCGCAATATCGCCAGCTGCCTCGACATGGACATGAACGACGTTTCGGTCAAGGCGACCACCAACGAAAAACTCGGCTACGTAGGCCGTCAGGAAGGCGCCTGCGCCCACGCAGTTTGTTTGATTGAAAAGAAATAA
- a CDS encoding ABC transporter permease, with protein sequence MTFLDLLRFAWVHLRERKRQTLLTALGVAVGSAMMITTIAVARGSSQSVFIKLIDIAPHITIGADRVVPEVPDNLFGFIPGQIAFVRKNVTTDKKVVIKNYNQVVQTIKPITEIEDISPYVTSKLLARNKNRYTPCFAKGVVPQLESGIANLKKNLLEPEALSELAWTSNGIILGELLAEKLKVKYRDTIMLVDKDGNEYPVMVVGRFKSGFNNKDKSEAYVNLALAQRMEALSSNTVTGIGLRIADIDKADELAARIQKMTGYETESWSQANRNVIDFYNRNGIITLVLVSFVFVVAGLGVSSVMTTVVLQKVKDIAILRSMGVQRGSITRIFMLEGLMMGTLGVLLGSPVGHLICTLIARIRFEPSQAGVVSSDRLMVVESPEAHLIVIAFGIVIAVISSVGPARRATSYMPVQVLRGEVG encoded by the coding sequence ATGACCTTTCTCGACCTGCTTCGATTTGCCTGGGTGCACCTTCGAGAGCGGAAGCGCCAGACGCTTCTGACGGCGCTCGGCGTGGCGGTCGGCTCGGCGATGATGATTACCACTATCGCGGTTGCTCGGGGTTCGTCGCAGAGCGTGTTCATCAAGCTGATCGATATTGCTCCGCACATCACCATCGGCGCCGATCGGGTTGTGCCGGAGGTGCCGGACAACCTGTTCGGCTTCATTCCGGGGCAGATCGCTTTCGTGCGCAAAAATGTGACTACCGACAAGAAGGTGGTGATCAAGAACTACAATCAGGTTGTGCAGACCATCAAACCGATCACCGAGATCGAGGACATTTCCCCTTACGTGACCAGCAAGCTGCTGGCGCGCAACAAAAACCGCTACACACCCTGCTTTGCCAAGGGAGTGGTGCCGCAGCTTGAATCGGGCATTGCGAACCTGAAAAAAAACCTGCTCGAACCCGAAGCCCTCTCCGAACTTGCCTGGACCTCGAACGGCATCATCCTCGGCGAGCTGCTGGCCGAGAAGCTGAAGGTCAAGTACCGCGACACCATCATGCTGGTGGACAAGGATGGCAACGAGTATCCGGTGATGGTTGTGGGGCGGTTCAAGAGTGGCTTCAACAACAAGGACAAGAGCGAGGCGTACGTTAACCTTGCGCTGGCGCAGCGTATGGAGGCGCTCTCGTCCAATACGGTTACCGGCATCGGATTGAGGATTGCCGATATTGACAAGGCCGATGAGCTTGCGGCGAGGATCCAGAAGATGACCGGGTACGAAACCGAAAGCTGGAGCCAAGCCAATCGGAATGTGATCGATTTCTACAATCGAAACGGCATCATCACGCTGGTGCTGGTCAGCTTTGTGTTCGTGGTGGCGGGGCTCGGTGTGTCGTCGGTCATGACGACCGTGGTGCTGCAGAAGGTCAAGGACATCGCGATTCTGCGCTCGATGGGCGTGCAGCGCGGCAGCATTACGCGCATCTTTATGCTCGAAGGGTTGATGATGGGGACGCTGGGTGTGTTGCTCGGCAGCCCGGTGGGGCACCTGATCTGCACCCTGATCGCGAGGATTCGCTTCGAGCCGAGCCAGGCGGGCGTAGTCAGCAGCGACCGGCTGATGGTGGTCGAGTCGCCGGAAGCGCACCTCATCGTGATTGCCTTCGGCATTGTGATTGCCGTGATCTCCTCGGTAGGTCCGGCCAGAAGAGCCACGAGCTACATGCCTGTGCAGGTGCTCCGTGGCGAAGTGGGGTGA
- a CDS encoding 6-phosphofructokinase, producing the protein MKKIGILTSGGDCGGLNAVIKGAALMAMNKGLELYVIPNGYAGLYNLLNQDRLVKFDAARLDQFQASFAGSEAGHSRVKIKAISNPDKYNRIKNGMKKFDLDALIISGGDDSGSVMIDLNQNGIQCIHCPKTMDLDLQTYSVGGDSTINRIAQFVEDLKTTGRTHNRVLVTEVFGRYAGHTAFRSGVAAEADCILIPEIPVDWDVVYEHVVERFTRRIRQSDVHSGTYTIVVAEGMKNADGTDIVDESAGVDAFGHKKLAGAGKYVCQEIKKRFKSDPRMPLFMKETGMFVEGIYEIPEVREVHPGHLVRAGHSSAYDINFGFEAGAAAVLLLLEGKTGVTISKVKGRKIEYIESSKAIEQRYVDLDQVAMYEAIGTCFGRPPAEYDPIPREVDGVYERIY; encoded by the coding sequence GTGAAAAAAATCGGTATCCTGACCAGCGGAGGCGACTGCGGCGGACTGAACGCCGTCATTAAGGGCGCCGCGCTCATGGCCATGAACAAAGGCCTTGAACTCTATGTGATCCCCAACGGCTACGCCGGGCTGTACAACCTGCTGAATCAGGACCGCCTGGTGAAGTTCGATGCTGCGCGTCTGGACCAGTTCCAGGCAAGTTTCGCCGGTTCGGAAGCAGGCCATTCGAGGGTCAAGATCAAGGCGATCAGCAACCCCGACAAGTACAACCGCATCAAGAACGGTATGAAGAAGTTCGATCTCGACGCCCTCATCATCAGCGGCGGCGACGACTCGGGCAGCGTCATGATCGATCTGAACCAGAACGGCATCCAGTGCATCCACTGCCCGAAGACGATGGACCTCGACTTGCAGACCTACTCGGTCGGCGGCGACTCCACCATCAACCGTATCGCCCAGTTCGTCGAGGATCTCAAAACCACCGGCCGCACGCACAACCGCGTGCTCGTCACCGAGGTGTTCGGCCGCTATGCCGGTCACACGGCATTCCGCAGCGGCGTGGCTGCCGAGGCAGACTGCATCCTGATTCCGGAAATTCCAGTGGACTGGGATGTGGTGTACGAACACGTCGTCGAACGCTTCACCCGCCGCATCCGCCAAAGCGACGTGCACAGCGGCACCTACACCATCGTGGTTGCCGAAGGCATGAAGAACGCCGATGGCACCGACATCGTCGATGAGTCGGCGGGCGTCGATGCGTTTGGCCACAAGAAGCTTGCTGGCGCGGGCAAGTACGTCTGCCAGGAGATCAAAAAGCGCTTCAAGTCCGACCCCCGGATGCCGCTCTTCATGAAGGAGACCGGCATGTTCGTCGAGGGGATTTATGAAATTCCGGAGGTTCGCGAAGTGCATCCGGGCCACCTGGTGCGCGCCGGACACTCTTCGGCCTACGACATCAACTTCGGCTTCGAGGCTGGCGCGGCGGCGGTGCTGCTGCTGCTCGAAGGCAAAACCGGCGTCACCATCTCCAAGGTCAAGGGGCGCAAGATCGAGTACATCGAATCATCCAAGGCAATCGAACAGCGCTACGTCGATCTGGACCAAGTCGCCATGTACGAAGCGATCGGCACCTGCTTCGGTAGGCCCCCTGCCGAGTACGACCCGATTCCCCGCGAAGTGGACGGCGTCTACGAGCGGATTTACTGA
- a CDS encoding branched-chain amino acid transaminase, with amino-acid sequence MYNKLKIWMNGELVDWNDAKIHVMSHVAHYGSSTFEGIRCYDTAKGSAILFLDEHVRRLWESSKIYRIEIPYSETEIKDAIIATIKANGHKACYIRPLVYRGQGALGVNPHRASIEVAIATWEWGSYLGEDVLETGVDVKVSSWHRLAPNTLPSWAKAGGNYMNSQLIKMEAISDGYAEGLALDQNGYVAEGSGENIFVVRHNVLYTPFAAQSILPGFTRHAVMEIAKKLGYEVRETLIPRESLYIADEIFLTGTAAEITPVRSVDKYPVGQEKRGPVTEALQHEYLKIVHSGEDPFNWLTFI; translated from the coding sequence ATGTACAACAAGCTTAAAATATGGATGAACGGCGAACTGGTTGACTGGAATGATGCCAAAATCCATGTCATGTCCCACGTCGCCCATTACGGTTCTTCAACCTTCGAAGGCATCAGATGTTACGATACAGCCAAAGGCTCGGCAATCCTCTTCCTTGACGAACATGTCCGTCGTCTCTGGGAGTCATCGAAAATCTACCGCATAGAAATCCCCTATTCGGAAACCGAGATCAAGGACGCCATCATCGCAACGATCAAGGCAAACGGGCACAAAGCCTGCTACATCCGCCCGCTGGTGTACCGCGGACAGGGTGCGCTTGGCGTCAATCCACACAGAGCCTCCATCGAAGTTGCCATCGCAACCTGGGAGTGGGGCTCCTACCTGGGTGAAGACGTGCTTGAAACCGGTGTGGACGTCAAAGTCTCTTCATGGCACCGACTCGCTCCGAATACCCTGCCTTCGTGGGCAAAAGCTGGCGGCAACTACATGAACTCCCAGCTCATCAAAATGGAGGCCATTTCGGATGGCTACGCCGAAGGGCTGGCGCTCGACCAGAACGGTTACGTTGCCGAGGGCAGTGGCGAAAACATCTTTGTGGTCAGGCATAATGTCCTCTACACTCCGTTTGCAGCGCAGTCCATCCTGCCGGGCTTCACCCGTCACGCAGTTATGGAGATCGCCAAAAAGCTGGGCTACGAAGTTCGGGAAACCCTCATTCCGAGAGAATCGCTCTATATCGCGGATGAAATTTTCCTGACCGGCACGGCCGCTGAAATCACCCCGGTCAGAAGCGTGGACAAGTACCCGGTCGGCCAGGAAAAACGCGGCCCGGTCACCGAAGCGTTGCAGCACGAGTACCTCAAAATCGTCCACTCCGGAGAGGATCCGTTCAACTGGCTGACCTTTATTTGA